A region of Necator americanus strain Aroian chromosome I, whole genome shotgun sequence DNA encodes the following proteins:
- a CDS encoding hypothetical protein (NECATOR_CHRI.G1359.T2), with protein sequence MVFRRKNKKSSTSNLTSLTQSTTHGSITGKSRFYREESWVKVNPRLEPQLDGEVGEVMVSISDLLRIGYSTNKAKQATESA encoded by the exons ATGGTgttcagaaggaaaaacaag AAATCGTCCACAAGCAATCTCACAAGTCTAACGCAAAGCACTACACACGGTTCAATCACTGGTAAATCGAGGTTCTACAGAGAGGAGTCATGGGTGAAGGTGAACCCTCGGCTCGAACCACAGCTCGACGGCGAGGTTGGTGAGGTTATGGTTAGCATAAGTGACTTATTACGAATCGGTTACTCGACGAACAAAGCGAAACAAGCGACAGAAAGTGCTTAA
- a CDS encoding hypothetical protein (NECATOR_CHRI.G1360.T1) encodes MWNKGKKETDGMRANATLAPYGVVVADAESVQRAPFVAADESTTSSLNHFAFAAAPCDAKRIVVVYRRRQVSRDLIVM; translated from the coding sequence ATGTGGaacaagggaaaaaaggaaacagatGGGATGCGTGCCAACGCGACGTTGGCGCCGTACGGCGTCGTAGTGGCTGATGCTGAGTCAGTGCAGCGTGCACCGTTTGTCGCCGCCGATGAATCCACGACATCGTCCTTGAACCATTTCGCATTCGCTGCCGCGCCATGCGATGCGAAGCGAATCGTCGTTGTTTATCGTCGACGCCAAGTCTCGCGCGACCTTATCGTAATGTGA